GTGTCGATGCGCGGCCACGGCTGGGCCGCCTCGAGCTCGTAGGCGAGCTCCAGGAGTCGGCGTTCGTGGCCGAGCGGTCCGGCCAGCATCATGCCCACCGGCATCCCCGACGCGGATTGCGCCAGCGGCAAGGAGATTGCCGGCTCGCCGGTCGCGTTCTGCAGCGGGGTGAACGCCACCCAGTCGATCAGTCGGTCCATGATCTGCTGGAAGTCGGCCGTGGGATCCAGATGACCGATGCGGGGCGTCTCCTCGGCGAGCGTGGGCATCAGGATCACATCGTAGGTCTCATAGAGCCGGGCGGTGACTCGCCGCAGTCTGCGCAACCGCGTGATGGCGATCGGCAACTTGTGCAGGTTGCGACTGGCGTGCCGGTCGAGCCCCAGGGTGAGGTTGTCCAGCTTCGTCTTGTCGAAACTCTGACCGAACGTCCGCTGCCCGGTGCGCACCAACGTCATCGCCAAAAACGCCCAGTACAAAAGGAAGTCGTCCAAAAAGTAGCGCGGCACCGGCGGCTGATCGAGGTATTCGACGCTATGACCAAGGCCGGCAAGCAATTCGGCGGTCGCCAGCGTGTGGTCGCGGATACTGGGTGCGGCCTGGCGATTCACCGATTGGGTGACGACCGCGACGCGCAGCCGGGCAGCGCCGGGCCCCGTCACCGCGCCGATCGGTGGCAGCCTGCGGTCGCGCCAGACCCGCTCGGCTTCCCGGTAGAACGCCGCGGTGTCGCGCACAGTGCGGGTCAGCACCCCGTCGTTGACGATGCGCACCGGCATCTGTCGGGTCATCTTGTCCAGCGGCAGCCGGCCGCGCGAAGGCTTGAGACCCACCAGCCCGTTGCAGGCGGCGGGGATGCGGATGGAGCCGCCGCCGTCGTTGGCGTGGGCGATGGGCACCACGCCGGCCGCGACAAACGCGCCGGAGCCCGACGACGACGCCCCGGCGGTGAAGTCGGTGTCCCAGGGATTGCGGACGGCGCCCAGCCGCGGATGTTCGGCAGAGGCGCTGAACCCGAACTCCGAGAGCTGGGTCTTGCCCAACGGCACCAGCCCGGTGGCCAGAAAGAGGCTGGCGAACTCGCCGTGCGCGGGCTGGGGCCGGGGCTCCCAGGCGTCGGTGCCCTGCATCGTCGGCATGCCCTCGACGTCGATGTTGTCCTTGATGAACGTCGGCACCCCGTCGAAGTAGCCGCGGCCGCCGGCGTAGGCGCGGGCCAGTGCCCGCTCGAAGGTCTGGTGGGCCAAACCGTTGAGCATCGGGTTGACCGCCTCGGTGCGCGCGATAGCGGCCTCCACGAGCTCAGGACGGGACACCTTGCCGGTGCGGAGGGCGTCGACCAGGGCGACAGCGTCCATCGTGCCGAGCGCGTCATCGCGGTAGGCGTTCACATGTTGCATTCCGCCGACGCTAGCAGGCACGTGTTCAATAACAGTGATCCCGACATGGCAAAACCCCGCGCCTCCGGGATCGCCGGATGTGGCGCGGGGTTTTCCAGTGGGCGGTTGGTGTTCCGCCCAAGTTTTGGTGTCGAGCTAGGCCTGGCCGACCTCGAACCGGACGAACCGGGTCACGGTCACGCCGGCCTCGTCGAGCAGTGCCTTGACCGTCTTCTTGCTGTCGGACACCGACGGCTGGTCGAGCAGCACGACGTCCTTGTAGAAGCCGGTGACCCTGCCTTCGATGATCTTGGGCAGCGCCTGCTCGGGCTTACCCTCGGCCTTGGCGGTCTCCTCCGCGATGTGGCGCTCGTTGGCCACGATGTCGGCGGGGACGTCGTCACGGGTCAGGTACTTGGCCTTCAGCGCGGCGATCTGCAGCGCCACCGAGTGCGCTGCTTCTTTATCGTCGCCGGTGTACTCGACCAGCACACCCACCGCGGGCGGCAGGTCGGCGGCACGCTTGTGCAGGTAGGCCTCGACGTTGCCGTCGAAGTACGCCGCGCGGCGCAGTTCGAGCTTCTCGCCGATCTTGGCCGAGAGTTCCGCGACGGCTTCCTCGACGGTCTTGTCGCCGATCTTGGCAGCCTTGAGTGCCTCCACGTCGGCGGCCTTCGACTCCGCCGCGGCAGCGACGACGTCGTTGGCCAGTTTCTGGAACTCGGCGTTCTTGGCGACGAAGTCGGTCTCGGAGTTGAGCTCGATCATCGCCCCGCCCTTGGCGGCGACCAGGCCTTCGGCGGTGGCGCGCTCAGCGCGCTTGCCGACGTCCTTGGCACCCTTGATGCGCAGCGCCTCGACAGCCTTGTCGAAGTCGCCGTCGCTCTCCGCCAGGGCGTTCTTGCAGTCGAGCATGCCCGCACCGGTGAGCTCCCGAAGCCGCTTGACGTCGGCAGCGGTGTAGTTAGCCATGTGGCCCTTCCCTAAGAACTAAGAACCTTCAGTGGTGGTTTCGGTGGCGACCGGCCCGGCGTCGCTGGGGGCCGATGCGGTTGCGCTGGCGAGCAGCTCCTGCTCCCACTCGGCGAGCGGCTCGGCCGCGGCCCCGGAACCGGAGTCAGCCTTGTCGCCCGAACCGCCGGAGCGTGCCTGCAGGCCCTCGGCAACCGCGGAGGCGATCACCTTGGTCAGCAGCGCCGCGGAGCGGATCGCGTCGTCGTTGCCCGGGATCGGGTAGTTGACCTGATCGGGGTCGCAGTTGGTGTCCAGGATCGCGATGACCGGGATACCGAGCTTGATGGCCTCGCTGATGGCGAGGTGTTCCTTGTTGGTGTCGACGACCCACACCGCAGACGGCACCTTGGCCATGTCCCGGATACCGCCGAGGCTGCGCTCGAGCTTGGTCTTCTCGCGGGTCAGCATCAAGATTTCCTTCTTGGTGCGACCCTCGAAACCACCGGTCTGCTCCATGGCCTCGAGCTCCTTCATCCGCTGAAGGCGCTTGTGGACGGTCTGGAAGTTGGTGAGCATGCCACCCAGCCAGCGCTGGTTCACGTACGGCATGCCGACGCGTGTCGCCTCTTCGGCGATGGACTCCTGGGCCTGCTTCTTGGTGCCGACGAACAGGATCGTGCCGCCGTGGGCGACGGTCTCCTTGACGAACTCGTAGGCCTGATCGATGTAAGTCAGCGTCTGCTGCAGATCGATGATGTAGATGCCGTTGCGGTCGGTGAAGATGAACCGCTTCATCTTGGGGTTCCAGCGTCGGGTCTGATGCCCGAAGTGCGCGCCGCTGTCAAGCAGCTGCTTCATGGTTACAACAGCCATGGGTCGGCCATTCCTTATGTGTTGTCGGTTGTCGCCCGGCTTCGGGTGAAGCCAAGCCCTGGCGCCTGAGGCGTGCCGACTCGTCGTTGTGAATCCTCGGACGAGACCAACCGGCATGCGTGGTGCAAGTGTCGACGTGGCGAACTTGCTGAACAGGCGCGCGAAGTCAACCCGCTCGCGCGAGTTGCAGGGGAAAGTTTACACCGCTCGAAGGGGTGCTTTGTCCACAGCGCCACGCCCGTCCACAGTGTGGCTACCGGCGACTTTCGCCTCAGCGTATATCGCGCTGAACTGGAGCGATGCGGGTCGTAGCGGTGGTGGTGGCGGCGTTGCTGGTGTGCGCGGGCACCGGCCGCGCCCACGCGGGACGGCTGCTGTGGCCGCTGCGGCCGCAGCCGGCGGTGACCAGGGCCTTCGATGCACCGTCACCGGACTGGCAGCGCGGCCACCGCGGTGTGGACCTGGCCGGGGTGCCTGACCAGCCGGTTTACGCCGCAGGTCCGGCGACGGTGGTGTTCGCCGGAACGCTGGCCGGGCGACCGGTGGTGTCGCTGGCGCATCCCGGCGGACTGCGCACCAGCTACGAACCGGTCGAGGCCGTCGTGGGGGTCGGCCAGTTGGTCGACGGGTCGACGGCGGTGGGCCGGCTGCTGCCCGGGCATGCGGGCTGCCCGGCACCGGCGTGCCTGCATTGGGGTGCGATGTGGGGGCCGGCGTCGCGAGCCGACTACATCGATCCGCTGGGCCTGCTGGCCGGCACGCCGGTCCGGCTCAAGCCGCTGACGCGGTCAGCGAGTAGTCCTCGCGCGACACCCGGAACGCGTTCCCGGTCGTGGCGTCGGCGCAGCTGACCCCGGTGAGTTCGACCGAGCAGGTGATGCTGCCGACGGATCGCCGGGCGCCGGCGGCCAAGGTCGGGGGTGCGTACTGCCCGCCGAAGAAGAGCCGGCTCATCACGAAGCCGAGGCAGGGGACGTGGCCCTCGGCGAGCTGCACGTCCTCACCGCCCGGTTCGCCGACCGCGCCGGGGATGTTCGCCCGCGGGCAGGTGTCGGACTCCCGCGCGGACCAGGTGTGTGTTCTCGTCTTGCACCACGCGAAGGCCGATCCATCGCGGGCGGTCCCCAGCAGGCAGCCGATGTCTCCGGACGGAGTCAGGAACTGGACTTTGGAGTGAGCGGCGTGGGCGCTCGGCGCCAGGATGCCGGCGGCGGCCGCTGCGGCCAACGTGAGCATCGCGATCTTGTGCATGTAGCGAAGCTGACAACGCCGCTTTCGCTACCGAACCCAACTTCGGCGTCCGTAGGCTGGTCGGCAATGAGCATCGCGCCCGACACCACTGTCGTCCTCGGCCATCGATTCGCCGCCGAGCTGCCCGAAATCGCGCTGCGCTGGCAGGCCGAAGCCGCACCCGATCCACGACTGCTCGTGCTCAACGAGTCGCTGGCCGCCGAGTTGGGCCTGGATCCCGAGTGGCTGCGCACCCCCGACGGGATCGGGCTGCTTGTCGGCACCCGGCTACCCGCGGACGCCGAACCCGTCGCGCAGGGGTATGCCGGCCACCAGTTCGGCGGGTGGGTGCCGCGCCTCGGGGATGGCCGCGCTCTACTGCTCGGTGAGCTCGTCGACGCACACGGGCAGACCCACGATCTTCACCTGAAGGGATCGGGGCGCACGCCGTTCGCCCGCGGCGGCGACGGCCTGGCGGCGGTCGGTCCGATGCTGCGCGAATACCTGATCAGCGAGGCGATGCACGCGCTGGGCATTCCGACCACCCGCTCGCTGTCGGTCGTGGCCACCGGGCGCACCGTCCAGCGCGAGACCCCGCTGGACGGCGCTGTCCTCGCCCGTGTCGCGTCGAGTCATCTACGCGTCGGCAGCTTCCAATATGTCGGAGCCGCAGGCGAACTCGAGGTGTTGCGGCGACTCGCCGACCACGCGATCAGCAGGCACCACCCCGCCGCCGCCGAGGCCGGCAATCCGTATCTGGCGCTGCTCGACTCGGTGATCGCCGCTCAGGCCCACCTCGTCGCGCAGTGGATGTTGGTCGGGTTCATCCATGGCGTGATGAACACCGACAACATGACGATCTCGGGTGAGACCATCGACTACGGGCCATGCGCATTCATGGACGTGTTCGACCCCAAGACGGTGTTCAGTTCGATCGACTCGTGGGGCCGCTACGCCTACGGCAACCAGCCGTCCGTCGCCACCTGGAATCTCGCCCGCTTCGCCGAAGCGTTGCTCGGGTTGATCGATGAGGATCAGGACCGCGCTGTCGAGCTGGCCACCGAGTCGCTTCAGCAGTTCGCACCGCGGTACTCGGCGGCGTGGTTGGCGGGCATGCGCCGGAAGCTCGGACTCGGTGACGCGGTCGAGGACGCAGCGGCACGACAACTCACCGAGGATCTGGTGGAGCTACTCGAGGGCGAGCGCGTCGACTACACCTCGTTCTTCCGTCGGCTCGGCGAGGGTGTCATCGAGCCACCGTTCGAGGAGTGGGCGACCCGGTGGCGCACCCTGAGCCCGGATGTCGAGGCGATGAGTCGGGCCAATCCGGTCTACATTCCCCGCAATCACCTCGTCGAAGAGGCGCTGACCGCTGCCGCGGCGGGCGATTTGGAGCCGTTCACCCGATTGCTGGTCGCGATCAGCTCGCCGTACGACGAACGCGCGGGGTTCGAGCGCTACGCCGAGCCCGCTCCGGAAGACTTCGGCCGCTGCTTTCAAACATTCTGCGGCACTTAAATTTTCAGGCGCGCGGGTGCGCCTGATCGTGCACGGCGCGCAGGCGCGCGACCGTCACATGGGTGTAGAGCTGCGTGGTGGCCAGCGTCGAGTGCCCCAAGATCTCCTGGACGATGCGCAAATCGGCGCCGCCTTCGAGTAGATGGGTGGCCGCGCTGTGCCGCAGGCCATGCGGTCCGATGTCGGGCGCCCCGTCGACCGCCGACATTGTTTGGTGCACGACCGTGCGGGCCTGACGGGGGTCGAGTCGCTTGCCGCGCGTCCCGAGTAGCAGCGCGGGACCGGAGTCGGGGGTGGCCAGTTCGGGTCGGCCGTCGGTCAGCCAGGCGGTGAGCGCGGCCAGCGCCGGCGCCCCGAACGGGACCGTGCGTTGTTTGTTGCCCTTGCCCAGAACGCGCAGCACCCGCCGGCCGGTGTCGACATCGTCGATGTCCAGGCCGCACAGCTCGCTGACGCGGATGCCGGTGGCGTAGAGCAACTCGACGATGAGCCGGTCCCGCAGCGCCAGCGGATCGCCCTGCTCGGCGCCGAGGTCGGCGGCGGCCATGGCGGCCAGTGCCTGATCCTGGCGCAGTACCGCGGGCAGGGTGCGACGGGCCTTGGGCAGCTGGAGCCGAACCGCGGGGTCGTCGGCGAGCAGGCCGCGGCGGGCGGCCCAGGCGGTGAACGTCTTGACTGCCGAGGTGCGCCGGGCGAGGGTCGTGCGGGCCGCTCCGGCGGCGGATTGCGCGGCCAGCCAGGAGCGCAGGATCGGCAGGGTCAGACCGCCCAGCCCGGCGCCGGGGGCGCGCTCGTCGAGGAAGGCGAACAGCGATTTCAGGTCGGTGAGGTAGGCCCGCTGGGTGTGCTCGGAGCGGGAACGCTCCAGCGCGAGGTACTCGGCGTAGTCGTCAAGGATCGCCGCGTAATCACTCGGGTCCACTCCCCTACATTCGCATCCCCGCACAGCGGGGCGCGCACGGACGCGCGGCGTGTCCCGCCGTCGTGACTATTCCGTTGCGTCAGGACCGCTTGAAGGGGTTCCAGCGCGACGGCGGCGCCTCGCTCTGCGCGTGACCCGAGCACCACTGCCCGGCAGGCACGCCGCGACGTACGGCGTCGACGTGCATGCCACAGCCCGACCACGTCGTCTTCCCGCACACCCGACAATTCACAGCTCGGCACATCGTGATCTCCTTTCCGGAAGAGCCGGCGTCAGGCCAGGCTCAAGAACAATCTCTCCAACTCGTCGATCGTCAGCTTTCCCGTGGCGGAGCCCCCGCCGCCGGACGGGTCGGTACATTCACGCAGACCGGTCGCGATGATCGTGAAACCCGCACGGTCCAAGGCCTTTGACACCGCGGCGAGCTGAGTGACGACGTCCTTGCACCCGCGACCCTCTTCGATCATCCCGATCACGCCGCCGAGTTGACCGTGCACGCGGCGCAGCCGAGTCAGGGTTGCAGCGACAGCCGCATCACATTGCGGCTGCTGATCTTTCTCGACGCCGACGACGTCGTCTTTCACGGTTCCCACCATTTCTATATACCATACCCCCTATGGTATTACTAGATCGTCGTCGTCCACCGGCTGCGGCTTGAGTCGCGTCACACGAGTAGGAGATGCCGCCAATGCTTGGCTTGCTGAAACGGTTCTGGGTGGCAGCGATCGTCGTCATCGCCCTGCTCGCCGCGGTCGGTGTGGTCGGCCGGCTTCGAACGTTCTTCGACTCCGACAAGCCCTACCTCGCCGCCGCGATGCCGGCAGACGCCATCACGCCCATCAACACCAAGCGGGTGACCTATGAGATC
This is a stretch of genomic DNA from Mycobacterium sp. ELW1. It encodes these proteins:
- a CDS encoding amidase, producing MQHVNAYRDDALGTMDAVALVDALRTGKVSRPELVEAAIARTEAVNPMLNGLAHQTFERALARAYAGGRGYFDGVPTFIKDNIDVEGMPTMQGTDAWEPRPQPAHGEFASLFLATGLVPLGKTQLSEFGFSASAEHPRLGAVRNPWDTDFTAGASSSGSGAFVAAGVVPIAHANDGGGSIRIPAACNGLVGLKPSRGRLPLDKMTRQMPVRIVNDGVLTRTVRDTAAFYREAERVWRDRRLPPIGAVTGPGAARLRVAVVTQSVNRQAAPSIRDHTLATAELLAGLGHSVEYLDQPPVPRYFLDDFLLYWAFLAMTLVRTGQRTFGQSFDKTKLDNLTLGLDRHASRNLHKLPIAITRLRRLRRVTARLYETYDVILMPTLAEETPRIGHLDPTADFQQIMDRLIDWVAFTPLQNATGEPAISLPLAQSASGMPVGMMLAGPLGHERRLLELAYELEAAQPWPRIDTAGQQPLSQ
- the tsf gene encoding translation elongation factor Ts, producing the protein MANYTAADVKRLRELTGAGMLDCKNALAESDGDFDKAVEALRIKGAKDVGKRAERATAEGLVAAKGGAMIELNSETDFVAKNAEFQKLANDVVAAAAESKAADVEALKAAKIGDKTVEEAVAELSAKIGEKLELRRAAYFDGNVEAYLHKRAADLPPAVGVLVEYTGDDKEAAHSVALQIAALKAKYLTRDDVPADIVANERHIAEETAKAEGKPEQALPKIIEGRVTGFYKDVVLLDQPSVSDSKKTVKALLDEAGVTVTRFVRFEVGQA
- the rpsB gene encoding 30S ribosomal protein S2, translating into MAVVTMKQLLDSGAHFGHQTRRWNPKMKRFIFTDRNGIYIIDLQQTLTYIDQAYEFVKETVAHGGTILFVGTKKQAQESIAEEATRVGMPYVNQRWLGGMLTNFQTVHKRLQRMKELEAMEQTGGFEGRTKKEILMLTREKTKLERSLGGIRDMAKVPSAVWVVDTNKEHLAISEAIKLGIPVIAILDTNCDPDQVNYPIPGNDDAIRSAALLTKVIASAVAEGLQARSGGSGDKADSGSGAAAEPLAEWEQELLASATASAPSDAGPVATETTTEGS
- a CDS encoding M23 family metallopeptidase, whose product is MRVVAVVVAALLVCAGTGRAHAGRLLWPLRPQPAVTRAFDAPSPDWQRGHRGVDLAGVPDQPVYAAGPATVVFAGTLAGRPVVSLAHPGGLRTSYEPVEAVVGVGQLVDGSTAVGRLLPGHAGCPAPACLHWGAMWGPASRADYIDPLGLLAGTPVRLKPLTRSASSPRATPGTRSRSWRRRS
- a CDS encoding protein adenylyltransferase SelO, with product MSIAPDTTVVLGHRFAAELPEIALRWQAEAAPDPRLLVLNESLAAELGLDPEWLRTPDGIGLLVGTRLPADAEPVAQGYAGHQFGGWVPRLGDGRALLLGELVDAHGQTHDLHLKGSGRTPFARGGDGLAAVGPMLREYLISEAMHALGIPTTRSLSVVATGRTVQRETPLDGAVLARVASSHLRVGSFQYVGAAGELEVLRRLADHAISRHHPAAAEAGNPYLALLDSVIAAQAHLVAQWMLVGFIHGVMNTDNMTISGETIDYGPCAFMDVFDPKTVFSSIDSWGRYAYGNQPSVATWNLARFAEALLGLIDEDQDRAVELATESLQQFAPRYSAAWLAGMRRKLGLGDAVEDAAARQLTEDLVELLEGERVDYTSFFRRLGEGVIEPPFEEWATRWRTLSPDVEAMSRANPVYIPRNHLVEEALTAAAAGDLEPFTRLLVAISSPYDERAGFERYAEPAPEDFGRCFQTFCGT
- a CDS encoding tyrosine recombinase XerC, giving the protein MDPSDYAAILDDYAEYLALERSRSEHTQRAYLTDLKSLFAFLDERAPGAGLGGLTLPILRSWLAAQSAAGAARTTLARRTSAVKTFTAWAARRGLLADDPAVRLQLPKARRTLPAVLRQDQALAAMAAADLGAEQGDPLALRDRLIVELLYATGIRVSELCGLDIDDVDTGRRVLRVLGKGNKQRTVPFGAPALAALTAWLTDGRPELATPDSGPALLLGTRGKRLDPRQARTVVHQTMSAVDGAPDIGPHGLRHSAATHLLEGGADLRIVQEILGHSTLATTQLYTHVTVARLRAVHDQAHPRA
- a CDS encoding metal-sensitive transcriptional regulator; translated protein: MVGTVKDDVVGVEKDQQPQCDAAVAATLTRLRRVHGQLGGVIGMIEEGRGCKDVVTQLAAVSKALDRAGFTIIATGLRECTDPSGGGGSATGKLTIDELERLFLSLA